Part of the Toxotes jaculatrix isolate fToxJac2 chromosome 8, fToxJac2.pri, whole genome shotgun sequence genome is shown below.
CTCAGGCCGAGGTGAGAGGAGGGACTGGGTGGACCATGGAGGCTCACAAATTAAGAGTGAATTCATGCCAGATTTGTCATCAATCACATGATGGTCCAAACTGTACTGATTCTGattggcttttctttttttttttcacatcagtccATGAAGGCTCCTGAACTGAAGGAGAAACTGGAGGAGTCTGAGAAACTTATTCAGGAGATGACTGTCACCTGGGAGGAGAAACTAAGAAAGACGGAGGAGATTGCCACTGTATGCACATGTGTCATAAAAAGACACCAGAAATCTCCATTTTAATTTAGCAAATTTATATAAACAGTATCACATCTATGTTTACAGGAGCGTCAGAAGCAGTTGGAGAGCATGGGCATCTCTTTAGAAACATCTGGGATTAAAGTGGGTGAAGACAAGTCTTTCCTCGTCAATCTAAATGCTGATCCTGCCCTAAATGAGCTATTGGTCTACTACCTGAAGGTAATACAGTTCACCACTGCAATATTTTTTGCAAACTGTATACACATTCATTGTTGGGGAGTCTCTCTTTATACAAATCTAGGCATCTAAGGATTATACACCCAGCTAGTCTCAAACTCACTTACTCACTTTTATGACAGCATATTGTTGAAACACCTCACAGTGTTTCTGTACCCCACATACCACAGCAGTAATATTTACCCTCAACTGAAGCATAGCACACATGTTGTAGTGATCCAGATGACAGTGTGAGAGCAAAGAGGAGTTCAGTCAGAGCAGGTCTGGACTTTGCAAAGCACTGAAGTGGAACAAGCAACCAGCTAGATGGACCTGTAAGAGCAGAGGCATGTGAGAAAGCAGCCTGTGTGGCTTGCAGAACAACAGGCCTTTGTCTGGGTTCTGCAGGCCAGCCTGGCATATCAGCGTGGAATGACTATGGCAATGTGAATTGGGTTAGTTTGCCGCAGGGTAGGACATCCTCTTGAAGCTGGGATGTTTGTTCAACAACGCCCACTCTGCAGTGAAACAGACACAAGTTTTTTTCACGTAGGCCTGGTTTCGCTTTGGTATTATTTGTGATTTCCCCCGAGTTaataagttttattttctgcaatTTGCTTGTTTGCAGCTTTTAGGGTTATGGCCAAAAAGTTGGAGTAAGGAAGGGGTCGTAATTACTTTCAGATCTGTCATTATAGTTTCCTTAATTTGTCCTCCACCTGTGTGTAGGAGCACACACGTGTGGGCGCAGACACGTCTCAGGATATCCAGCTCTTTGGGATTGGGATCCAGTCGGAGCACTGTGTCCTGGAGCTCTGCCCAGATGGTGATGTCACCCTGATGCCCATAGGGAATGCCAGGTGAGCTACTATACAACTACCTCCAACTactctctatctgtctgtttaTCTCTGCGAATCTCTCTGTCCgttgtctctctccttcatgGATGACTGGACTTCAGTGGTTCACATGACCTCACTGTACAGGAATCTATGATCTGAGCTCCTCGCTTTGATATCAGAGCCTCGTCTCCCTCCCACCACAAAGGGATTGTTCTTTCTCAATTTGTTTTTCCCTGTTTACAGCTAAAGATTAAAATACCATCTGACATCTTCATTAAAAGAATTTCATCATGAACCTATGTGTTTTCTACAGAACGTGTGTGAACGGAACAATGATTGATTCCTTGGTGCACCTGTGGCACGGAGACCGGATTTTATGGGGCAACAACCACTTCTTCAGGTATGAgttctttcatttaaatgtgtgaacAGCCATCATGAAGTTAAAGAGTCACTGACTGGAAGTCGTGCCATATCGCAGGATCAATCTGCCTAAGCGAAAGCGGCGGGACCGTttgaaggagctggagagagCTTCTCCCAGAGAGAGCTTCGTCGAGGCAGATGTGGAGACCGCCAGCGAGGCCTCTTCCGAGCAGGACTACAGCTATGAGTTTGCCCAGATGGAGGTCATGATGAAGACTCTTGGGAACAATGGTATGATTAGTATAATCATACCATACCAATCTACATGATCCTTTAGGGTTTCATTCCACAGCTCTGTACAATGTGTATTCCGCTTAGTTTTCAGAACTTTCAGCTTGTTCCAGCTGCTCTGCCCAAAACCATAACATCTTTTAGAAATACCATTACTGTAAAACAATACTTTGTTTATCCCATTGGATGTACGAAAGCCTAAATCTAATTTTAACAATTTGACATTATTTCCTCAGAGAAATATTGCATGTTTTCGACTAACAAGCAGTTAGTTGTTATAGCATAGTAAAACAACTTGCTTGTTTTCTCTGACCCACAGTCAAAATGCCAAATATATTCAATATATCGCTAGCTGATATAAATATTTGccatgaaacagagaaaaccagtaaatcctcacatttgagaagatgGACAATCGAactgcatgaaaataaaaagtactTGATTAGGAAATTTGTTGTTGATTAATCTTCTGTCAGCTGACTTTAAGCCCACTCATAAACTCGCACAGTGTTTTGAttgtaaaatgtgttgtttctctcctgtgtgtgtgtgtgtagatcccATGCAGAATGTGGTCCAAGTGTTGGAGAAGCAGTACCTGGAGGAGAAACGGACGGctctggaggagcagaggatgaTGTACGAGCGAGAGCTAGAGTCTCTGCGGCAACAGCTGTCTCCtgaaaaaacaccacagcaccACCGCAGCAGCAGTGACCGCCTTACGTTCccgacacacacatcacacagcaaGCTCCGACTGTGGACGGAGGAGCGGTTAGTGGagcgtgtacacacacacacacacacacacacacacgctgataCACAAACTGGACACTGCAGGGAGCCATTTACCTTGTTCTTGTTTATATTATATGTGTCATTTCTGAGTATTTTGCTTTAACCAGAGATGcatgaaatattttcagtagTCTCCTTATAAGGTACACATAGCATGAAGTCAGTTAAATGTTATGCTCACATGGAAATCCATGTGCTCAGTGCTGACTCAGTCTGACTCAGTCTGTTCTTGCAGGTTTATGGGTGAGGCAGGATGCTAGGAATATAAAGTTACACCTAACCCTAAAAATACTCTGTGGAGTTGAGATCGGACTTCAAAATTGAACAGGAAACTGTTAGTTTAAGTTAGTTTTTAAGTCAAGTTGTTATCTTCCTATAATTATCATGAGATGTGACACCTGATCCTGCTGAAAGTATTCTTTGGAAAATGTTGCACTGAAGTCATGCAGTGGGTCAGTATCATTATTGTGGTGCACTGTGGCATCCAAACAGAGCAGAATTTTGTCCCAAGGAACTTTTAATTTGCCAAAAGAACACCTCACATTATTACGCATCATTTTTGCTGGATTCATCCTTGATGTCGTGTACTTTACTGAAAACTGTTTTCCCATTTATGGTCAAATTAGACTGCTGTGGTTTGTGAAAACATCAGAAAGAGCAGTATCTGAGACGCAGGGATCAGTGTTTCTACTTGAACAGTCAGTCATTAACTCGTAAACACGAGGATGGTAGACCTACTTATGTCAATCCAGGCAGACTGTACATAAAATATAATGACAGGTCTTCATCTTCATGAATGAATGATCCCTGTgttctgttgtctgtgtgtgtgtgtgtgtgtctgtgtctgtgtctgtgtctgtgtctgtgtgtgacagggatGAACTTTTTCGTCAGAGTCTTTCTCGACTCAGGGAGCAGGTTGTGAAAGCCAACACCTTGGTGCGAGAAGCCAACTTTTTGGCAGAAGAGATGAACAAACTGACTGACTATCAGGTCACCCTTCAGATTCCTGCCGCCAACCTCAGCGCCAATCGCAAGGTCAGACCTCTGAACTTAAAAGAATATGGTCTCACGTTGGTCCTGATTTTCTTCTCATCTGTTTAAGTCTTTGGGCTGAACCTTTTgaagtgtgtatatgtattgAACTAGAACTAGAAGTGTCTAaatctgtaaacatgtttttgtgtagCGTGGAGCGATAGTGAGCGAGCCGGCCATCCAGGTGCGGAGGAAAGCGAAGGGGACCCAGGTGTGGACCATCGAGAAGCTGGAGAACAAACTGGTGGACATGAGAGACCACTACAGGGACTGGAGGGAAGGCACAGAAGAGATGGTGAGAAACAGACAaccagaaagaggaagagaccagtaggaaattaaaaaaaaaagttcatttaattataaattgtgctcccttgtttttttttcagtgtaacaaAGCAAACAGTAAGCACTGTGATCCATTCTACGAGGCGCAAGAGAACCACAACCTGATAGGAGTGGCCAACATTTTTCTGGAGTGCCTTTTCCATGATGTTAAACTGCAATATGCTGTCCCCATCATCAGCCAACAAGGAGAGGTAAGGGTACACCAGCATTAACAGATTTATACAGAGATATTCATGGTGCAGCTTTCCAGTATTACTTACACACCAGGTCCATATTCTGCTCCTTTGTACAGGTAGCAGGCAGGTTGCACATTGAGCTGATGCGAGTCAGTGGTGCCTTACCAGAGCGCCTGTCCGGCGGAGACGACTCATCCGAAAACTCCAGCGAGAGTAGCTGCTACGAGGTCATGGACAACAACGGGGAGATCGTCCACATGGCCAAGAGGCTAACGTGCAGGGTAAAAGCCACTTGTCAGTGGATTCTAACCATAAtagtcatttaaaaatgatattGGTATAGTATTGCATCTTCTTTTTGTTCGCAAATGAGCTTGCATTTCACTGGGAGACTTACcaacatacaaaaaaagagTAACTTCATCCCTTCTCTTTGTCTTGCTGCAGGTGCGGATCAGAGAGGCTACAGGTCTGCCGCTCAACTTGTCCAACTTTGTCTTCTGTCAGTACACCTTCTGGGAGCACGGCGAGCCCACCGTGGCTCCTCCCATGGTCAGCCCAGACAGACCTTCCCCTCGAAGCCCAGATGCCCAGTTCACTGTCCAGTTTGATCACTGCAAGGTAAGAAAAAGATGCAGCTGGTTTCTTCAGCTTGATATTGTTACTCTTTTACTTACTGAACGCTTGAGACTTTTGTtaataacttttattttcaaatcatCTTCACTGCACCAAATCTCGTCTTTGTGCAGGACTATGTTGTGCATGTGACGGACGAGTTTTTAGAGTTTATATCAGACGGAGCATTGGCCATAGAAGTTTGGGGTCACCGCTGTGCTGGGAATGGACGCTCACTCTGGGAGTTAGACGCACTAGAGGCCAAGACCCAGACGCTCCGAGACAGGTACATGTTTCACTCAGACCTTTAAACATACAGActcgcacagacacagacatttcATACTTTACTAATCTTGGCCGATGATTGTTCAAGGTGGAGTGAGGTGTCTCGCAGGATCGAGCTTTGGATCTCCATCCAGGAGCTAAATGAGCAGGGAGAGTACTCATCTGTGGAGCTGCATTCTGGAAAAGACATTAGCACAGGAGGAGTCTTCCAACTCCGACAGGTCAGAGAAAAGGAATGGAAAAGTTTCCCTTTAGGTCAGACTGGCTGCCCtagatcaaacacacacttaacagGATACTAAGTAATTATGTAATTATGAACAGACGTGAAGTGTTTTGAGAGTCTAGCGTTGGAAGCAGCACTCTGATGTTGAATTATGGGGATTTGTCCAAGCAGGGTCACTCCAGgaggctgcaggtgtgtgtgaaaCCAGTCCAGAACTCAGGCACTCTGCCTCTGCTGGTTGAGGCTTTGCTGTCCGTCTCTATTGGCTGTGTGTCGGCTCGCTCCACCAAACTACAGAGACCTCTCGACAGCTACCAGGTCTGTGGAACACACAAATTTTTTGGATATATTCACATACTGttcacacatgaacatgaactATGAAGCTATGGTGTTAAAAGAAATAGGTGATGATGATTTGTATGTAACTGACTCTGTTTTAAAGCAGAACAGTGTTTTGGGAAGTGTATGCTCGTTTCATGCCAGTGATACATGATATTATGCTGATTCAGCCAAAGTATGTTTAGTCTATCTTTGGTTTCATGCCATGACTGGTTCATCTGGGTAGCTGGCAGTCTGTCTAAGGCAGGCCAAGGAATGCACGAACTCATTAGTGCCCTGTTAGTTCATTTAACATGTACTGATGTGGCCTGATAAACAGGAAGTAACTGGTTGCTGAATTCTAAATTTATCaagccttttatttatttttttattttccatattCATATAGTTGCAAGAATAAAATCTGGggttgtttattgtttttaaagacatcaTTCACTCAAACATGGACATAAATCACATCACTGATATTCCGAGAAAGTTACATGGTTTGCTCAGAGCTTTCGTGTCTGGGACTTTTGTGGTTCCCCACATTTGACCGAGTGTGTTCTCTCCTGCCAGAGAGAGGCGGAAGAGGATATGGATAGTTATCAGGTAACATCTCAGTCCCCCCCTGCTGCCCATGTAGTTCACTCTGCAGCATGAAGGAAACCAACTGATTATGTGTTCACGACTAGGCCTGTCGCTGAGGGCATGTGAGGCAGGAGGCAGAGGGCTGTGCCTCTACCAACTAAAGGAGTGCTTTATTAAACAGCAGCTGCACATGTGGATGATTTCTGACGCTGTAATTATCAATCACACCAACCATTCTCTGGCAGCCCTCCGTGCAAAATACAGTTCCACCCATGGCTGAGCTCCCAGCAAGGAATCTGTCTGCCAGGGATCTCGTCCCACTCTCTCTTGCCTTTCCCCTCAGGTTGCGTGCACTAATGCTACTGTTTGCTTGTCACCactgaagagctgcaggaaTAATAAGCCTCACTTAATCACATGGGCATTGCATGGCTGCATGATTTACAGTACTTTGCATGGTGGACGTGTGCTGACGTCAAAAGCGTAATGTCATTGGCTTTGAGGTTTGTTGGTTAGTTTGGACGATGCAGAAGGGAATCTGCTCTCTGCGGTGCTCTCACTGAGCGATCTGCTGCGGATCCAGGTAGGACTTTGGGTGGCTGTGGCTACATGTGAGTTGTAAAGGGGTTAAAGGgaggttttatgtttttgttgtttttttgtttgtttttttttttttttcaaatttgagcATAACTATTTCTTGAACCCAAAATACTGACCTGAAGGCTTTGTTTTTTAACACCTTTGGTTTGGGAACTTTGATCAGCATTAGCTTCACTTGGCTTTTCTAATATACTAGCCGTGGGTGCTAAGAAGTACGTATGTTCTTCAGACATGCCAGCCCAGGCCACCCTTGCCATCCCCTGGTAACACTTCACTGAGGCCTGCAGCAGATCCTCTACTCACTGAGCCAGCTGGCACTGATTCTGGTCTCTGTCTGCTTCCAGGAGGAAGATCTCAACTGTGTTAGAGAGCGCTGGTCAGAAGCCCTGATCAAACGTCGGGAGTATCTTGACGAACAAATCAAGAAAATCATCAACAAACATGGTGAGTCCTAGGCTCTGTGTTGCAGCTCAAGGTTAGActatctttttttgtttaaatttttattttagtgtgCTGTGATTAAACCTCATTTTTCCTCACTTTATAACTCCAGAGAAGTCAGAGGAGGACATTGAGCGCGAAGCTCGGCTGGTGGAGCAGTGGGTTGGACTGACTGAGGAGAGAAATGCAGTGCTGGTACCTGCACCTAGCAGTGGCATCCCTGGAGCTCCCGCAGACTGgtaaaagaaaaactataaACGTGACTCATCACGTTCACTTCATTTGCAGCCCTTTGCTTTTTTCAACATTAACGTCATATTCAATGGTTTGTAGGACCCCACCTGCAGGAATGGAAGCTCATATCCCTGTTCTCTTCCTGGATTTGAATGGTGAGGCAGACACGTCTTTTATGTCAGCTAATATTTCACAGATATACCCTCAGGCTTTATAAACCCTAACTCTTTTTTTATACCACCACCAGCGGATAATCTGACAGTGAACGAACAGCTGACCGGCCCACATGCTGCAGGTGTTAACTCTATCCTGCCTAAGGAGCATGGAAGCCAGTTCTTCTATCTGCCCATCATCAGGCACAGTGATGAGGAGGTGAGGAATGGGTTTGACTTTtctgccctctggtggccaAAAAAGGAACTCAGAGAACCACTTTCTGTTTCTATCAGCATGGCAGAAAACTCTTACGAAAGGCAAATGAGCATAAGTGTGTGGGTCTCTTGGCAGTGCTGCTTGAAGTGGGTCAGTGTTCTTTTTGCAGTCAGTAGTTTCAGAGGTACCTAGTTTGCGGGTTGTCAGATGACCACATCCTCTGCAAGGCTTCTTCAACTGCAAACTGgttgtagtgttttgttttcagctgttttactcCATTCTGTGTTATGTTGAATTTACTGCTTTAATTTCTGCTAAAAGTTCTTTTTCCACAGATAATTGCTTGCAGAAAGGGGACAGCGTCTTTTTTCCTACAATTATGTGCATAATTGAACAATTACAGTCATGTAATTGCATGGCATCATCCATAGCaagcatttaaaagaaaagtaatttctcttaatttctctttctttgatgTTGACACTCCCACTTTTACTGTGCTGTTGTGTCATGAGATGGTGAGTTTTCCGCTCATTAGCCAACTGCTGCAAACCCAAATCTACAGCCCACCTACATGACTGTAAATCCATGTCTCCGTGTGTGCAGTTAGAGCCCGATGGCACAGATTGTTTCTCTGCAGACGACTGTGGAGCTGTATCAATAAAACACAACCCCTCTAATTTCCCAGGTGTCAGCAGTGTGCTCCTGGGATTCATCCATCCATGATTCTGTGCACCTCAACCGGGTCACGTCTCCTAACGAACGCATCTACCTGATCATCAAAGCCACGGTGCAGCTCAGCCACCCTGCCTCTATGGAGCTGGTGCTCCGCAAGAGGATTGCTGTCAACATCTACAACAAACAGGTGAATGGGGATCAGATTGAGGTCACCCCAGAGATGTGGTGGACGGCAGTGGATCTGGTTTAAATGTTCAAaccattttttctttaattgtaGAGTTTCACTCAGAGCCTCAAGAGAAGAATGTCCCTAAAGAACACACTTTACTCCTGTGGTGTGACTTATGACATCGTGTCTAACATACCAAAGGTACAACTTTTCTAAAGTGTTTTCAGAAATATGTCGTTCTGCCACTGGATCCAACAGACTGTTTTCTCAATGGGTTTCAAATAaccagtacatttttttttctctttcctttccaggcatcagaggagccagaggagaGGGAAACCTTGGCCCTCATGGCTGCTCGCGGTGACAGTGAGGAGACTCAGGATGGAGAAACCTACATTGAGAAATACACACGGGGAGTTCTGGAAGTGGAGAACATCCTCAGTCTAGAGAGGCTACGCCAGGTATTGTATACAGTGGTATGAAGTATTATTTAGTGATAAAAGAATTCATTTATATAGTCACATGTAAAGATGCACATGTCCCACTCCCCCTCGCAGGCTGTGACAGTGAAGGAAACACTGGCTACTAAAGGGAGACACCTGAGAAGGAGTATCAGCACACCAAATGTACAGCATGTAATGAACACATCATTCAATGCAACTACTGAATGAGCCGCATAGAAATACCTGTTATAAAATATGACGACACTGatgccatgtttttttcttgctctctaGTCTTCGTGTAGTAAAACAGACCTGACAGGCTGTGAGGATGAAGACTGTAAGGTAAGGAACAAACCAGTGCTCTTTGTCCTAATTGCCACTTTGATAATAAAAACcagtttaaaaattcaaaagaaATTTCTTCATCTATTTATAAGGGCTGTCCATTTGGGTCCCAAGACCGTAGATAGTTAAAAGTGTTCTACAGCATAAAAGAGCCTCTTAGTTGCAACTTTACTTAAACTATATCATGAAACTGGCCTAAATGTTACTGTCTAGGACCACTGCGATCATGCGGACAGCTCCACCTGCAATCCCCAGGATGGCTCCCTTTGCAGCACACCCATCAAAATCAAGGAGAACCAAGGTAAAGTACAGAACATGCAAAATGT
Proteins encoded:
- the kif13a gene encoding kinesin-like protein KIF13A isoform X5, which translates into the protein MSDTKVKVAVRVRPMNRREIELNTKCVVDMEDNQTVLHPPPSNAKGENRKQPKVFAFDHCFWSMDESNVPKYAGQEVVFKCLGEGILENAFQGYNACIFAYGQTGSGKSFSMMGNGEQPGLIPRLCCSLFERVHRETNEAHTFKVEVSYMEIYNEKVRDLLDPKGSRQSLKVREHKVLGPYVDGLSQLAVTSFEDIEVLMSEGNKSRTVAATNMNEESSRSHAVFSIIVTQTLYDLQSGNSGEKVSKMSLVDLAGSERVSKTGAAGERLKEGSNINKSLTTLGCVISALADQSAGKGKAKFVPYRDSVLTWLLKDNLGGNSKTAMIATVSPAADNYEETLSTLRYADRAKRIVNHAVVNEDPNARIIRELREEVEKLRVQLSQAESMKAPELKEKLEESEKLIQEMTVTWEEKLRKTEEIATERQKQLESMGISLETSGIKVGEDKSFLVNLNADPALNELLVYYLKEHTRVGADTSQDIQLFGIGIQSEHCVLELCPDGDVTLMPIGNARTCVNGTMIDSLVHLWHGDRILWGNNHFFRINLPKRKRRDRLKELERASPRESFVEADVETASEASSEQDYSYEFAQMEVMMKTLGNNDPMQNVVQVLEKQYLEEKRTALEEQRMMYERELESLRQQLSPEKTPQHHRSSSDRLTFPTHTSHSKLRLWTEERDELFRQSLSRLREQVVKANTLVREANFLAEEMNKLTDYQVTLQIPAANLSANRKRGAIVSEPAIQVRRKAKGTQVWTIEKLENKLVDMRDHYRDWREGTEEMCNKANSKHCDPFYEAQENHNLIGVANIFLECLFHDVKLQYAVPIISQQGEVAGRLHIELMRVSGALPERLSGGDDSSENSSESSCYEVMDNNGEIVHMAKRLTCRVRIREATGLPLNLSNFVFCQYTFWEHGEPTVAPPMVSPDRPSPRSPDAQFTVQFDHCKDYVVHVTDEFLEFISDGALAIEVWGHRCAGNGRSLWELDALEAKTQTLRDRWSEVSRRIELWISIQELNEQGEYSSVELHSGKDISTGGVFQLRQGHSRRLQVCVKPVQNSGTLPLLVEALLSVSIGCVSARSTKLQRPLDSYQREAEEDMDSYQEEDLNCVRERWSEALIKRREYLDEQIKKIINKHEKSEEDIEREARLVEQWVGLTEERNAVLVPAPSSGIPGAPADWTPPAGMEAHIPVLFLDLNADNLTVNEQLTGPHAAGVNSILPKEHGSQFFYLPIIRHSDEEVSAVCSWDSSIHDSVHLNRVTSPNERIYLIIKATVQLSHPASMELVLRKRIAVNIYNKQSFTQSLKRRMSLKNTLYSCGVTYDIVSNIPKASEEPEERETLALMAARGDSEETQDGETYIEKYTRGVLEVENILSLERLRQAVTVKETLATKGRHLRRSISTPNVQHSSCSKTDLTGCEDEDCKDHCDHADSSTCNPQDGSLCSTPIKIKENQGLVPESPTFFNSSPFKVLSPQPPKFLKSLLPVKEENKAKKALEARPLLGQEDSEDEETDVDMTLNLDRGPQDHSSFQPYIPEDFANFEIYNATLESQEGFLSSRSDLKGSRCGGGSGEREVSRSPTASSCTSGYFSHSASNATLSDMPFSASESSDHLSCTSRDPHDPLGCPAGRGSTQTKSVSAGSDAQPPPLSAGGVQDLLTHPQGSSPVGIPNCTDKQQTFPLPHNCVLSTSQEFTDFKGADDSIGESDLAHFTEGWEQEGLEQKKPDNVEICNTDDRHTSVVCGIIDTSNPEDAISKCTNNEDSVSVPVSCPNTTVVCTSVRTPISAPDKVPAPSPAQIIPSASVPPPASPSPVTPSSTAPSSAPAPRAGGEPPIQEPAQGDLPHGSPCPSPNPSSAEPSGDSSGDESTPVAQLPDWMAPGEQVWVGKRRGTVHYVGGVEFAKGIWIGVKLDMAVGKHNGTVQGRVYFRCPPGHGVFVKPSRLTRGPPSMDTEPQTLIR
- the kif13a gene encoding kinesin-like protein KIF13A isoform X2 gives rise to the protein MSDTKVKVAVRVRPMNRREIELNTKCVVDMEDNQTVLHPPPSNAKGENRKQPKVFAFDHCFWSMDESNVPKYAGQEVVFKCLGEGILENAFQGYNACIFAYGQTGSGKSFSMMGNGEQPGLIPRLCCSLFERVHRETNEAHTFKVEVSYMEIYNEKVRDLLDPKGSRQSLKVREHKVLGPYVDGLSQLAVTSFEDIEVLMSEGNKSRTVAATNMNEESSRSHAVFSIIVTQTLYDLQSGNSGEKVSKMSLVDLAGSERVSKTGAAGERLKEGSNINKSLTTLGCVISALADQSAGKGKAKFVPYRDSVLTWLLKDNLGGNSKTAMIATVSPAADNYEETLSTLRYADRAKRIVNHAVVNEDPNARIIRELREEVEKLRVQLSQAESMKAPELKEKLEESEKLIQEMTVTWEEKLRKTEEIATERQKQLESMGISLETSGIKVGEDKSFLVNLNADPALNELLVYYLKEHTRVGADTSQDIQLFGIGIQSEHCVLELCPDGDVTLMPIGNARTCVNGTMIDSLVHLWHGDRILWGNNHFFRINLPKRKRRDRLKELERASPRESFVEADVETASEASSEQDYSYEFAQMEVMMKTLGNNDPMQNVVQVLEKQYLEEKRTALEEQRMMYERELESLRQQLSPEKTPQHHRSSSDRLTFPTHTSHSKLRLWTEERDELFRQSLSRLREQVVKANTLVREANFLAEEMNKLTDYQVTLQIPAANLSANRKRGAIVSEPAIQVRRKAKGTQVWTIEKLENKLVDMRDHYRDWREGTEEMCNKANSKHCDPFYEAQENHNLIGVANIFLECLFHDVKLQYAVPIISQQGEVAGRLHIELMRVSGALPERLSGGDDSSENSSESSCYEVMDNNGEIVHMAKRLTCRVRIREATGLPLNLSNFVFCQYTFWEHGEPTVAPPMVSPDRPSPRSPDAQFTVQFDHCKDYVVHVTDEFLEFISDGALAIEVWGHRCAGNGRSLWELDALEAKTQTLRDRWSEVSRRIELWISIQELNEQGEYSSVELHSGKDISTGGVFQLRQGHSRRLQVCVKPVQNSGTLPLLVEALLSVSIGCVSARSTKLQRPLDSYQREAEEDMDSYQEEDLNCVRERWSEALIKRREYLDEQIKKIINKHEKSEEDIEREARLVEQWVGLTEERNAVLVPAPSSGIPGAPADWTPPAGMEAHIPVLFLDLNADNLTVNEQLTGPHAAGVNSILPKEHGSQFFYLPIIRHSDEEVSAVCSWDSSIHDSVHLNRVTSPNERIYLIIKATVQLSHPASMELVLRKRIAVNIYNKQSFTQSLKRRMSLKNTLYSCGVTYDIVSNIPKASEEPEERETLALMAARGDSEETQDGETYIEKYTRGVLEVENILSLERLRQAVTVKETLATKGRHLRRSISTPNSSCSKTDLTGCEDEDCKDHCDHADSSTCNPQDGSLCSTPIKIKENQGLVPESPTFFNSSPFKVLSPQPPKFLKSLLPVKEENKAKKALEARPLLGQELHACCVCVCEVCAVILTHPQSMRSCVDSPALLPPPCPWRRPRAGSEGHCKPSTSTSTPTSTPISRQLSHTLPRTADSEDEETDVDMTLNLDRGPQDHSSFQPYIPEDFANFEIYNATLESQEGFLSSRSDLKGSRCGGGSGEREVSRSPTASSCTSGYFSHSASNATLSDMPFSASESSDHLSCTSRDPHDPLGCPAGRGSTQTKSVSAGSDAQPPPLSAGGVQDLLTHPQGSSPVGIPNCTDKQQTFPLPHNCVLSTSQEFTDFKGADDSIGESDLAHFTEGWEQEGLEQKKPDNVEICNTDDRHTSVVCGIIDTSNPEDAISKCTNNEDSVSVPVSCPNTTVVCTSVRTPISAPDKVPAPSPAQIIPSASVPPPASPSPVTPSSTAPSSAPAPRAGGEPPIQEPAQGDLPHGSPCPSPNPSSAEPSGDSSGDESTPVAQLPDWMAPGEQVWVGKRRGTVHYVGGVEFAKGIWIGVKLDMAVGKHNGTVQGRVYFRCPPGHGVFVKPSRLTRGPPSMDTEPQTLIR